Below is a genomic region from Synergistaceae bacterium.
TTCCCATGGCATGGACGCTCCACAGCAGCGACAAAAAGCTCATCGACTGTAACGATGCATTCCTGCGGATGCTGAACATACCCGATCAAAAGGCTTTTTTGGAGCATTCCGATAAATACGTGCCAAGGTTTCAGCCCGACGGAGAACTTTCCGAGGAAAAATCTTCGCGGTTCTACCGCGCCGCGCTGAAAACGGGGCGCAAGCAATTCGAGTGGATGTATCAAAACCATGATGGGAAACCCGTGCCGGTGGAAACATCTCTCGTCCGCATCCCCTGGCAGGAAGGTTACTGCATCGCGGCTTATTCCCGCGACCTGCGGGAGATCAAAGCGAAAGAAAAGGAAATGAAGGCGATCAACGAACGAAACATGGCGCTCATGGTCAAGACCAGGGCCGCTCAGGAAGCGAGCGAGGCCAAAAGCCGTTTTCTGGCGTCCATGAGCCACGAAATACGCACTCCCATGAACGCCATCATCGGCATGAGCGACCTGATGCCCACGGACAACCTGAACGAACTCCAGCGCGACTACTTCGGTCACATCCGTCAAATGTCCAAGTCCCTGCTTCAGATTGTCAACGACACTCTGGATTTTTCCAAGATCGAAGCCGGAAAAATGGATATTACACCGGTGCATTTCAACCTCAGGATTATGTTCGACAACCTCCAGTCGTCTTTCAAATTTCTTGCTCAGGGCAAGGGACTGGATTTTGAGCCCTACTTCGCAGACGACCTGCCCGAGTACGCCTACGCAGATGAAGGGCACATCCGTCAGATCATTTCCAACATCGTCGGGAACGCCATTAAGTACACGAAGGAAGGCCTGGTTACGCTGGAGATGTACATGCTGGTAAACGAGGCCGGCGAAAAGCACATGCGCTTCATCGTCACGGACACGGGAGTCGGCATCAAAAAAGAGGATTTGCCCAAAGTGTTCGAGGCCTTCGAACAGGTCAACCGGAACAGCCTCCCCGGCGTTGTGGGCACGGGTCTGGGGCTTTCCATCACCAAAAAACTCGTGAACCTCATGGGTGGGGAAATCACGGTTAAAAGCATTTTCGGTCAGGGATCCACCTTCACCGTCACCCTGCCCCTTGTGGAGGGAAAAGCGGAGTATGTACAGTCCGGCAACTTCCCGCTGATCATGGCCGGCCCGGACGTCGCCGTGCTGGTGGTGGACGACAGCGGCGTCAACCTCAACGTGGCCCAGGCGTTTCTCAAAATTCACGGAATCACCATCGACAGGGCGGAAAGCGGCGCAAAGGCCATCAAAATGGTACAGGCCCGAAAATACGACCTGGTGTTCATGGATCACATCATGCCCAAAATGGACGGAGTAGAGGCGACAATGCGCATCCGGGCCCTTGGAAAGGAATACGAGAAGCTGCCCATCGTGGCCCTTACGGCAAACGTCTTCCAGGAGGCCAGGGATGCTTTTGCGCAGGCGAAGGTGGACGACTTTCTGGCAAAGCCCATCGAGGGTCAGAAGCTCAACGCCATCCTCGCCAAATGGCTGCCTCCGGAAAAAATCTCGAAAACAGACCCCTCCACCGCGGCGGATTCGGGAGAATCGAAGTGGGACGCGCTTCTGGAAAGGCTGTCGTCCATAGAAGATCTGGATGTGGGAAAAGGCCTGGCGCACGTGGGCGGCGGCAAAGGGGCGTATGTTCGTATCCTGAGACAGACCTGCAAGGAGCTGCCCGGCCAGATGGAGGATTTGAAACGCTTCGTCGCCGAAACCGACTGGGACGAATACGCAATTCTGATGCACACGCTGAAAGGCGTTTTCTTCAATATCGGCGCGGATTGGCTGGGAGGCCTGGCTTACGAACTGGAGACAGCCGCCAGGCTCGGCGACCTCATCGTGTGCGACACCAAGACGGACAGAGCTCTGGCCGATATGCTGGCTCTTCGGAACAAACTGCTGGACGCTTCGCTGATGGAGGAGGACGACGCCAGCGATGAGAACAGGCAGATGCTGGAAACGCCCATTGTCGTGAAAATGCTCAAAGAGCTCATGGAACACTGCTCAAAAGGCATGATCGTCGGAGCGGACGCCCTGGCCGAAAAGCTGGCGAACGCCGCTTACGAGAACGACGGTCTGAGGGAGCGTGTAAGGGAAATATTGGCTCTGGTCAACTCTCTGGATTACGAGGCAGCCCAGGAAAAAGCCGGAAACCTCATCAAAATTTTTGAGCCCAACGATAAATGGGAAATAAAGAAGGGAAAATCGACGGGGAAGGGAGAGAGAAAAACAGAGATGTAGAAGGATAACCGAGGAATCAGTCCGGAGATTGTTGGAGTTGGGCTGTTTTGATTCCTGAAAAGGAGAGTGCAGA
It encodes:
- a CDS encoding response regulator, which translates into the protein MTDKITVKKKVQRKKEMSRATANFEGSETMDRQSEKESLEKYMRLTLKNDISNVLFLNEEGVVEYCSEHFARMVNTPVGELQNRHFETIYALFGNDAFIRDAKQTFLDIQVNKQVREEELEIDFSGKSRPQVYIVQSIPLTDENDVFRGAKVIFYDSAQLVSSRAEKRMHLLLGALPMAWTLHSSDKKLIDCNDAFLRMLNIPDQKAFLEHSDKYVPRFQPDGELSEEKSSRFYRAALKTGRKQFEWMYQNHDGKPVPVETSLVRIPWQEGYCIAAYSRDLREIKAKEKEMKAINERNMALMVKTRAAQEASEAKSRFLASMSHEIRTPMNAIIGMSDLMPTDNLNELQRDYFGHIRQMSKSLLQIVNDTLDFSKIEAGKMDITPVHFNLRIMFDNLQSSFKFLAQGKGLDFEPYFADDLPEYAYADEGHIRQIISNIVGNAIKYTKEGLVTLEMYMLVNEAGEKHMRFIVTDTGVGIKKEDLPKVFEAFEQVNRNSLPGVVGTGLGLSITKKLVNLMGGEITVKSIFGQGSTFTVTLPLVEGKAEYVQSGNFPLIMAGPDVAVLVVDDSGVNLNVAQAFLKIHGITIDRAESGAKAIKMVQARKYDLVFMDHIMPKMDGVEATMRIRALGKEYEKLPIVALTANVFQEARDAFAQAKVDDFLAKPIEGQKLNAILAKWLPPEKISKTDPSTAADSGESKWDALLERLSSIEDLDVGKGLAHVGGGKGAYVRILRQTCKELPGQMEDLKRFVAETDWDEYAILMHTLKGVFFNIGADWLGGLAYELETAARLGDLIVCDTKTDRALADMLALRNKLLDASLMEEDDASDENRQMLETPIVVKMLKELMEHCSKGMIVGADALAEKLANAAYENDGLRERVREILALVNSLDYEAAQEKAGNLIKIFEPNDKWEIKKGKSTGKGERKTEM